The sequence GCCATCCGCCCTCTCTTCGGCGGCGAATGCGCCGGCGAAGAATGCCATAAATCCATTGCGCCGGAATACTTCCTCGAAAGCGGGTTTCCGCCCCAAACGCAACCGCCGCTAGTCTCTCAACTGCCCGACGATCTTGTTTTTTGTAGATGGCGATTCTGTTATCTTGCCAGAAAAGGGCGCCGCTAGTTTTTGCGGGAATTGCAATAGAATGCCGATCCAGCACCATGTGAATAAATGGGTGTGCAGGGCATTCATCAGAGAAGCGGCCGCCATAACCAACAGCGAAGCCAGCATCGCTCGATGCGCTATTCCTTCTCCGGTCTGGCGGCTGAGGCTGGAAACGGAGGCGGCCAACCGCACCGCCAGCCAGGTGAAAGCCAATCCTCCCGCCAATCCTCTTTCGGCTAAAATAATCAGAGGCGACGAAAAACCCGGCGAGACGGAAAGGGCGTAATCCGGAAAAGCCCAACGCGCATAATCGTCGAAGCCTCCTGCGCCTACTCCAAAGATGGGATGCTGGATGAAGGCCGTCAACGCAAAGTAGCCGTTGTATAGCCGTTCCTGAAAGAAGGGATTCGACAGCCAGCGGCCGGTTCTCTCCGATAGGCTGCCTCCCCACAAACCGCGCCCGAAAACGAGCACGCCCACGATAAAAACCGGCAAAAGCCAGACGGCGTATTTTTTATCCAACAAACCTGCCAGATAGGTTAAGAGCAACATAAGAAGAATCGCAGCGGCGCCGCTGCGGGATTTGGCGGTCAGCGCCAGAAAAAGAAGAGTATAGAAGACGATAATCCATCCGTTCGCTTGCCAAGTCTTCTGTTTTTGTTTCGATTCGTAAAGAAAAAAAGGCAATAAAAAAGCGGTGGCGGCGGAATAATAGTTTTCATTTGAGAATCCGCCGTTAACGGGGAAAGGATCGCTGGAAAACTTGGCTAATTGAAAAATAGCGGCAAAGGCGGCCAATATTCCAGCGGCGTAAGCGGCGCACAAGGCCCATGTCAGGCGGTTTGAATGGGAAAGAATCAAGGCGACGCCATAAGCCGCGCCAATATATCCGGCGGAACGAAACGCTTCCTGAATCGCCAATCCGGAATGAAGGCTAAAGAGGCAGGATGAGAAGCCGGATATGGCGATGAGAAGCAGAGGGAGAAAAGATTCGTCGCCTTTTTCGTTGGGACCGGCCGCTTTGCGCAGCATCGCTCCTAGAAGAAACGCCGCCAACGCCCATTCGTTGAGGGGCAGGGATAGGCCGAATCCTTCGATGTTCCATCTTTCAATCCCCGATAACCCTATGAGAACAATTACTCCCGCATAAGGAAAGGCCGCAAAAAACGCCGCCGCAAAAAGGATTATCGATAAAGATAGAATAATGTCGATCATCGTTCCTTCGTAACCATCTTCATATTGTCAACGTGGCGCACTCTGTATTCGGCTGTGTATTTCCATTCGAGCCATTTTGGCGCAACTCACGGCCAATTTAGCTTAGGCTGGACGGATTTTATACAATTTTTTCGTACGAACGCTAGAGTAAATAATAATTTAAAAATATTGATTTCAGCATCTTACGTTATTTTCTATCTTGATTTATCATAATCGTCTACCTTTGGCGCCTGACTTGCATATAATATTCCTCGGAAATTTTTATATTAAAAAAACAATCGTCGTGAATTGGAGAAAGGAGTTTTTGCAATGGCAGTAAAACCGCTCGGTGATAGAGTACTCGTGAAGAGACTTGAAGAAAAGGAAGAAAAAAAGGGAGGAATCATTATTCCCGATACGGCGAAAGAAAAACCTCAGGAAGCAGAAGTGATCGCCGTGGGACCCGGCAAGCGCGGCGAAGATGGAAAATATATCGCCCCAGAAGTCAAAAAAGGGGATAAGGTTCTCATCAGCAAATACGGCGGCACGGATGTCAAGATCGACGGCGTGGAGCATGTGATTGTTCGGGAAGACGACATCCTGGCGATTGTTTCCTAAACGCGGTCGTTAAATCTTTTTTTACAAAAAGGGGCGTTTTTTCCGGTTCGGCGGGAACAGCCCTCACTTACGGGAAAAAGAAAAAATTATTAGGAGGATAAACCGGAAATGGCTGCAAAACAGTTGGTTTTTAATGAAGAAGCGCGCGGCAAAGTATTAAAAGGAGTCGAGAAACTTGCCCGGGCGGTAAAAGTGACGTTGGGTCCGAAAGGCCGAAATGTCGTTTTGGATAAAAAATGGGGTTCCCCCACCGTAACCAAAGACGGCGTTACCGTCGCCAAAGAGATTGAATTGGAAGACAAGTATGAAAATATGGGCGCCCAGATGGTGCGCGAAGTGGCTTCCAAGACCAGCGATGTGGCCGGCGACGGCACGACGACGGCGACGGTGCTGGCGGAATCGATCTATCGCGAAGGCTTGAAATACGTTACGGCGGGCGCCAGCCCCATTTCTGTGCAACGGGGAATCATGACTGCGACGGAAGCCGTTGTGAAAAGCCTCCAGGGACTGAGCCGGAAAGTAAAAGACCGCAGCGAAATCGCCAACGTCGCCACCATTTCCGCCAACGGCGATTCCAGCATTGGCGAAATCATCGCCGACGCGATGGATAAAGTGGGCAAGGATGGCGTCATTACCGTCGAAGAAGCCAAATCTCTCGATACCACCCTCGAAGTCGTGGAAGGGATGCAATTCGATAAGGGCTACCTCTCTCCTTATTTCGCCACGGATGGCCAGACGCTCGAATGCGTTTTGGAAGACGCTTATATCCTGATTAACGAAAAGAAAATCTCCAATATGCGCGAAATGCTTCCCATCCTGGAGAAGATTGCGCAATCCGGCCGTCCGCTGCTCATTATCGCCGAGGATGTCGAAGGCGAAGCGTTGGCGACGTTGGTCGTGAATAAGATTCGCGGCACGTTGAAAGTCTGCGCCGTGAAGGCGCCCGGATTTGGCGACCGCCGCAAAGAGATGCTGAAGGATATCTCCATCCTCACCGGCGGACGTTTGATTACCGAAGATCTCGGCATCAAGTTGGAAAATATCTCCATGGACGACTTGGGAACCGCCAAGCGCATCTCCGTGGATAAAGACAATACCACCATCGTGGAAGGCGCGGGTAAGAAATCCGATATTCAAGGCCGCATCAACCAGATCCGCAACCAGATCGAAGAAACCACTTCTGATTATGATCGCGAAAAACTGCAAGAGCGGTTGGCCAAATTGGCGGGCGGCGTGGCCGTGATTAAAGTCGGCGCCGCGACCGAAACGGAAATGAAGGAAAAGAAAGCCCGCGTCGAAGACGCTCTTCACGCCACCCGCGCTGCGGTGGAAGAAGGCATCGTCCCCGGCGGCGGCGTGGCCTTGATCCGCTCGCAGAAGTGTCTTGACGACCTGAAGATCGACGACGAAGATCAACAAATGGGCGTCACGATCGTGCGCCGCGCGTTGGAAGAGCCTTTACGCCAACTCGCCTTCAATGCGGGAATGGAAGGCTCTATCGTTGTGGAAAAGGTAAAGAACGAAAAGGGCGCCAAGGGACTCAACGTCGCCACAAGCGAATACGAAGACCTGGTCGCCGCCGGCGTCATCGATCCGACCAAGGTGGCTCGCAGCGCGCTGCAGAATGCAGCCAGCATCGCCGGTCTGCTCTTGACCACCGAAGCCTTGATTTGCGAGATTCCCGAAAAGGAACCTGCACATCCGCATCCTGGCGGAGCGCCGGGCATGGGCGGCATGGATTATTAATCCAGGCTAAATCGCCATTAACAGGATATCTATTCTCAAGAAAGGCCGCTCGCAAGGGCGGCCTTTCTCTTTCTTATTGGTTTTTCATCTTGCAGATAATGTATAAATAACGCGATGAGAGAGACATCGCCATTTCTTTTCAATAACCAAACTCTTAACGGCTACCCCCTGCAACAATATTTTTCTATAATCCATTCGCCGGTCGTGGAAGCGCAGCAACGTTTTCCGGCGTATTTTTTGGGGAAGGATTATTGCGGATGTTGAGCGACATAGAGATTGCGCAGAGAGCGCGGATGCAGCCCATCGTCGATATAGCCGCCAAACTGGATTTAACCGAAGACGATATCGATCTGTATGGCAAATATAAGGCGAAAATTCATCTGAACGTCATGGATCGCCTGCGCGACAAACCGGATGGAAAATTGATTCTGATTACGGGCATGACGCCCACTCCGGCGGGCGAAGGCAAAACAGTGACGACAATCGGCTTGACGCAAGCGCTGGCCGCCTTGGGCAAAAAAAGCATCGCCTGCCTCCGCGAGCCGTCGCTTGGCCCCGTCTTCGGCATTAAGGGAGGTGCGGCGGGCGGAGGCTATGCGCAGATTCTGCCCATGGACGAAATCAACCTCCATTTTACCGGCGACATTCACGCCATCACGGCGGCGCACAATCTGCTTTCCGCCATTCTGGACAATCACATCTATCAGGGAAATGAAAAGAACATCGATCCAGGGCGGGTAGTTTGGCCCCGCGTGCTGGATATCGCCGACCGCCAATTGCGGCAGGTCGTCGTCGGTCTGGGCGGTCGTTCCAACGGCTTCCCTCGCGAAACGGAATTCGTCATCACCGTGGCTTCGGAGATTATGGCCATCCTCGCCCTATCGAAAGACCGGGAAGACCTGCGTTGCCGCATCTCCCGCATTCTTATCGCCTATACGCGCGACCGGGAGCCAGTTTTCGCCGAAGACTTGGGGATCGTCGGTTCTTTGATGGTGCTTTTGAAGGACGCCATGAAGCCCAACCTAGTGCAAACGCTGGAGGGCAATCCCGTCCTGGTTCACTGCGGCCCCTTCGCCAATATCGCCCACGGTTGCAACAGCCTTCTCGCCACTCGCATGGCTTTGAGACTGGGACGCTATTGCG is a genomic window of Candidatus Omnitrophota bacterium containing:
- the groES gene encoding co-chaperone GroES yields the protein MAVKPLGDRVLVKRLEEKEEKKGGIIIPDTAKEKPQEAEVIAVGPGKRGEDGKYIAPEVKKGDKVLISKYGGTDVKIDGVEHVIVREDDILAIVS
- a CDS encoding formate--tetrahydrofolate ligase — its product is MLSDIEIAQRARMQPIVDIAAKLDLTEDDIDLYGKYKAKIHLNVMDRLRDKPDGKLILITGMTPTPAGEGKTVTTIGLTQALAALGKKSIACLREPSLGPVFGIKGGAAGGGYAQILPMDEINLHFTGDIHAITAAHNLLSAILDNHIYQGNEKNIDPGRVVWPRVLDIADRQLRQVVVGLGGRSNGFPRETEFVITVASEIMAILALSKDREDLRCRISRILIAYTRDREPVFAEDLGIVGSLMVLLKDAMKPNLVQTLEGNPVLVHCGPFANIAHGCNSLLATRMALRLGRYCVTEAGFGTDLGAEKFFDIKCRTDSLHPSVAVIVASVRALKMHGGIPLNEISRPNPDAVWRGCCNLRVHVENIRKFGVPPVVAVNRFPSDAEEEIASVMEFCEGSHVPAAISDVCAKGGKGGLELAEKVIKTSKETPSHFKPLYDLSLSLKEKIACIAKEIYRADDVVYSAKAERNLKLIEKHGFGGLPVCMAKTQSSLSEDKTKFGAPTGWSLHVEDIVPRAGAGFIVAITGDMMLMPGLPKEPNAVKINLLPDGSIVNLF
- a CDS encoding O-antigen ligase family protein; translated protein: MIDIILSLSIILFAAAFFAAFPYAGVIVLIGLSGIERWNIEGFGLSLPLNEWALAAFLLGAMLRKAAGPNEKGDESFLPLLLIAISGFSSCLFSLHSGLAIQEAFRSAGYIGAAYGVALILSHSNRLTWALCAAYAAGILAAFAAIFQLAKFSSDPFPVNGGFSNENYYSAATAFLLPFFLYESKQKQKTWQANGWIIVFYTLLFLALTAKSRSGAAAILLMLLLTYLAGLLDKKYAVWLLPVFIVGVLVFGRGLWGGSLSERTGRWLSNPFFQERLYNGYFALTAFIQHPIFGVGAGGFDDYARWAFPDYALSVSPGFSSPLIILAERGLAGGLAFTWLAVRLAASVSSLSRQTGEGIAHRAMLASLLVMAAASLMNALHTHLFTWCWIGILLQFPQKLAAPFSGKITESPSTKNKIVGQLRD
- the groL gene encoding chaperonin GroEL (60 kDa chaperone family; promotes refolding of misfolded polypeptides especially under stressful conditions; forms two stacked rings of heptamers to form a barrel-shaped 14mer; ends can be capped by GroES; misfolded proteins enter the barrel where they are refolded when GroES binds); the encoded protein is MAAKQLVFNEEARGKVLKGVEKLARAVKVTLGPKGRNVVLDKKWGSPTVTKDGVTVAKEIELEDKYENMGAQMVREVASKTSDVAGDGTTTATVLAESIYREGLKYVTAGASPISVQRGIMTATEAVVKSLQGLSRKVKDRSEIANVATISANGDSSIGEIIADAMDKVGKDGVITVEEAKSLDTTLEVVEGMQFDKGYLSPYFATDGQTLECVLEDAYILINEKKISNMREMLPILEKIAQSGRPLLIIAEDVEGEALATLVVNKIRGTLKVCAVKAPGFGDRRKEMLKDISILTGGRLITEDLGIKLENISMDDLGTAKRISVDKDNTTIVEGAGKKSDIQGRINQIRNQIEETTSDYDREKLQERLAKLAGGVAVIKVGAATETEMKEKKARVEDALHATRAAVEEGIVPGGGVALIRSQKCLDDLKIDDEDQQMGVTIVRRALEEPLRQLAFNAGMEGSIVVEKVKNEKGAKGLNVATSEYEDLVAAGVIDPTKVARSALQNAASIAGLLLTTEALICEIPEKEPAHPHPGGAPGMGGMDY